In one window of Caenimonas aquaedulcis DNA:
- a CDS encoding GNAT family N-acetyltransferase: MKSEGAGDIVSALDERTRSLHPGDPADLEALAASDRFGADAFASLAARFGAAKAPGGWTLERTPRWRPGWLHRDNEQPFFDLFESAFGYRIDPRLWAWKYRDTTVPGMGAWKDGRLIAFFGAMPRPVLLFGKPESCVQICDVMVHPAERGVMTRSGALLMAAASYIERSVGYGRPHLFGFGFPTSKHLLLAQKLGLYEQVDTISELAWPAGASWGSRMLRVRSVHAKDAGAIDRLWKAMAQDFRGSVIGVRDAAFVRERFQQHPTVDYDCLLVRKGLTGTPLGIAVLRLVDAHLAELVDVIGPRRNFGSLVSAARAWAQERGAARLRAWVTTSHASLLSDGAASVTGLDLAVPANVWTAGPSPDQLRGHWWLMAGDTDFR, from the coding sequence ATGAAATCTGAAGGCGCCGGCGACATCGTCTCCGCGCTGGACGAGCGCACCCGGTCGCTTCATCCCGGCGACCCCGCCGACCTCGAAGCACTCGCCGCGAGCGACCGCTTCGGCGCGGACGCCTTCGCCAGTCTCGCGGCCCGCTTCGGTGCCGCCAAGGCGCCCGGCGGCTGGACACTGGAGCGCACACCGCGCTGGCGGCCCGGCTGGCTGCACCGGGACAACGAGCAGCCCTTCTTCGACCTGTTCGAATCCGCCTTCGGCTATCGCATCGATCCGCGCCTGTGGGCCTGGAAGTACCGCGACACCACCGTGCCGGGCATGGGCGCGTGGAAGGACGGCCGCCTCATCGCGTTCTTCGGCGCGATGCCCCGGCCGGTGCTCCTGTTCGGCAAGCCCGAGTCCTGCGTGCAGATCTGCGACGTGATGGTCCACCCCGCCGAGCGCGGCGTGATGACCCGTTCGGGCGCGCTGCTGATGGCGGCTGCCAGCTACATCGAACGCAGCGTGGGTTATGGCCGCCCGCATCTCTTCGGCTTTGGATTCCCGACGTCCAAACACCTGCTGCTCGCGCAGAAGCTGGGCCTGTACGAACAGGTCGACACGATCAGCGAGCTCGCCTGGCCCGCCGGCGCGAGCTGGGGATCGCGCATGTTGCGCGTGCGAAGCGTCCACGCGAAGGACGCCGGCGCCATCGACAGGCTCTGGAAGGCGATGGCGCAGGACTTCCGGGGCAGCGTGATCGGCGTGCGCGATGCCGCCTTCGTGAGGGAAAGGTTCCAGCAGCACCCCACGGTCGACTACGACTGCCTGCTGGTTCGCAAGGGACTTACGGGCACACCGCTGGGCATCGCCGTCCTTCGCCTCGTGGACGCGCACCTCGCGGAGCTGGTCGACGTGATCGGCCCGCGCCGCAACTTCGGCTCGCTCGTCAGCGCGGCGCGCGCCTGGGCGCAGGAGCGCGGCGCCGCCAGACTGCGCGCGTGGGTGACGACCAGCCATGCGAGCCTGCTCTCGGACGGCGCAGCGAGCGTCACCGGGCTGGACCTCGCGGTTCCCGCGAACGTGTGGACGGCGGGCCCCTCCCCCGATCAATTGCGGGGCCACTGGTGGTTGATGGCCGGGGACACCGACTTCCGATGA
- a CDS encoding ABC transporter permease, whose translation MLTRLLHRGHPLFLARHRYLVAQLVRRDIMSRYQGSVLGIGWSLLSPLLILAAYTFVFRSVFKARWPGGSDSTSEFVLQLFAGLLIFNLFADLLGRAPRVVLDQPNLVKRVVFPLEVLSWVAVGAAMFQAVLALAILLGAAVGFGTHLTAWILAAPLVLASMVPFLLGTAWLLSSVGVFLRDITHAIGPAVSMLLFASPVLYPVQALPPFFARILWLNPLTVPIESLRRIVLHGTAPDWQALGAYTAIGLVFAFLAYRLFERLRPAFADEI comes from the coding sequence ATGCTGACCCGACTGCTGCACCGCGGCCACCCGCTCTTTCTTGCACGCCACCGCTACCTCGTCGCGCAGCTGGTGCGCCGCGACATCATGTCCCGCTACCAGGGCTCGGTCCTGGGGATCGGCTGGAGCCTGCTCTCGCCCTTGCTGATCCTCGCCGCCTATACCTTCGTGTTCCGCAGCGTGTTCAAGGCCCGGTGGCCGGGCGGAAGCGACTCCACCAGCGAATTCGTGCTGCAGCTGTTCGCCGGCCTCCTCATTTTCAATTTGTTCGCCGACCTGCTGGGACGCGCGCCGCGCGTCGTGCTGGACCAGCCGAACCTGGTCAAGCGCGTCGTCTTCCCGCTGGAAGTGCTCTCCTGGGTCGCGGTCGGCGCGGCGATGTTCCAGGCGGTACTCGCGCTGGCCATCCTGCTCGGCGCCGCGGTGGGGTTCGGCACTCATCTCACGGCTTGGATCCTCGCCGCGCCGCTGGTGCTCGCCAGCATGGTCCCTTTCCTGCTCGGCACGGCGTGGCTGCTTTCCAGCGTCGGCGTGTTCCTGAGGGACATCACGCACGCGATCGGACCGGCGGTGAGCATGCTGCTCTTCGCATCGCCGGTGCTCTACCCGGTACAGGCGCTGCCGCCCTTCTTCGCCCGGATCCTCTGGCTCAATCCACTGACGGTGCCGATCGAAAGCCTGCGCCGCATCGTGCTGCACGGCACCGCGCCGGACTGGCAGGCGCTGGGCGCCTACACGGCGATCGGCCTCGTGTTCGCCTTTCTCGCCTACCGGCTCTTCGAGCGGCTGCGTCCCGCCTTCGCCGATGAAATCTGA
- a CDS encoding Crp/Fnr family transcriptional regulator, which translates to MPVPQLVLNQLPLLAGLPQVTLAHLAQQCSERAFAKREVVLQKGSEGGALCFLIEGRLQGVDFTVDGREVGLYFVNPGDYFGDIAVIDGETQPVYVTAVSRSRVVFVPRDLIRPILFAHAKLAEVLCTSLSQRVRQLSGQRRILGMVNPVQRVCAQLELMMVVAPDSAWVRNAPTHQELAIMINASRETVTRVFQLLQSRGVVERSGNDLRVDNTDFIRDVASGRKPADGPAAA; encoded by the coding sequence ATGCCCGTTCCCCAGCTCGTCCTGAACCAGCTGCCATTGCTGGCCGGTCTGCCTCAGGTCACGCTGGCGCACCTGGCCCAGCAGTGCTCGGAGCGTGCTTTCGCCAAGCGGGAAGTGGTGTTGCAAAAAGGCAGCGAAGGGGGCGCCCTCTGTTTCCTGATCGAAGGCCGCCTCCAAGGCGTCGATTTTACCGTCGACGGGCGGGAAGTTGGCCTTTACTTCGTCAATCCCGGCGACTATTTCGGCGATATCGCGGTCATCGACGGTGAAACGCAGCCGGTCTACGTGACCGCAGTCTCCAGGTCGCGGGTCGTCTTCGTTCCGCGCGACCTGATCCGGCCCATCCTGTTCGCGCACGCCAAGTTGGCCGAAGTGCTGTGCACCAGCCTGTCGCAGCGGGTGCGGCAGCTGTCCGGCCAGCGCCGCATCCTGGGCATGGTCAACCCGGTCCAGCGGGTGTGCGCCCAGCTCGAACTGATGATGGTCGTCGCGCCCGACAGCGCCTGGGTGCGCAACGCTCCCACCCACCAGGAGCTGGCCATCATGATCAATGCCAGCCGTGAGACGGTGACCCGCGTCTTCCAGCTGCTCCAGAGCCGCGGCGTCGTCGAGCGCAGCGGCAACGACCTGCGCGTGGACAACACGGATTTCATCCGGGACGTGGCTTCGGGCCGCAAGCCCGCCGACGGACCTGCGGCCGCCTGA
- a CDS encoding FecR family protein, giving the protein MTPIDRTRVLFSAVACAVAGLSTGAARADSASAGQRPVGEVTMSVGPVMKTSAQGVPEAVQRGSRIMPGDRLDTADGGHIHVRFVDGALVSVRPGSRLWIEDYKYDAQHVAQSVVRFKLEYGVARAISGAAAEGAKDRFRLNTPLVAIGVRGTDFVVRSGLDGTTASVSQGAIVMAPFDEGCQAQALGPCGSSSARLLAADMGRLFVEFQAQTAHPEIKPLNGTTFASASDPAAVAPGRQNVPMAAATAIPHREGDDLATAALVEGAVNTAIDAGASVTPPAPPPGPGPAPAPDVTPPVPPPPPPPPPPPPAPVPPAQLAWGRWAVQPAGEGDISAYKDQAQSGRKFVLGNTQYLLYRTETGASVLAPGLGAYNFALEGAQAQYSKAGVISAATVQGGQLSIDFAARRFTTQLSVINALTGAVTLSGAGSVGTDGTFADRSVSGQSISGATALDGKSAGYLFQKTINLGTLSGITLWSRP; this is encoded by the coding sequence ATGACCCCCATCGACCGCACGCGCGTCCTCTTCTCGGCAGTTGCCTGCGCCGTCGCCGGTTTGTCGACAGGCGCCGCCCGTGCCGACAGCGCCTCGGCCGGCCAGCGGCCCGTGGGCGAAGTCACGATGAGCGTCGGCCCCGTCATGAAGACGTCGGCCCAAGGTGTCCCCGAGGCCGTCCAGCGAGGCAGCCGGATCATGCCGGGGGACCGGCTCGATACCGCAGATGGCGGCCATATCCACGTGCGTTTCGTCGATGGCGCGCTGGTGAGCGTGCGCCCGGGCAGCCGCCTGTGGATCGAAGACTACAAATATGATGCGCAGCACGTGGCGCAGTCGGTGGTTCGCTTCAAGCTGGAATACGGCGTCGCGCGCGCGATTTCCGGGGCTGCGGCCGAAGGCGCGAAGGATCGTTTCCGGCTGAACACCCCGCTGGTGGCCATCGGCGTTCGCGGGACGGATTTCGTGGTGCGCAGCGGGCTGGACGGCACGACGGCGTCGGTGAGCCAGGGCGCGATCGTGATGGCTCCTTTCGACGAGGGGTGCCAGGCGCAGGCGCTCGGGCCCTGCGGCTCCTCGTCCGCGCGACTGCTCGCGGCCGACATGGGGCGGCTCTTCGTGGAATTCCAGGCGCAGACCGCGCACCCGGAGATCAAACCCCTGAACGGCACGACCTTCGCGTCGGCGTCCGATCCCGCCGCCGTCGCACCGGGCCGCCAGAACGTTCCGATGGCTGCGGCCACAGCCATCCCGCATCGCGAAGGCGATGACCTGGCGACTGCCGCATTGGTCGAAGGCGCGGTGAACACGGCGATCGATGCCGGCGCGAGCGTGACGCCTCCGGCGCCTCCGCCCGGTCCCGGGCCGGCGCCGGCCCCCGATGTGACGCCGCCGGTCCCACCGCCCCCGCCTCCTCCGCCCCCGCCGCCGCCCGCACCGGTGCCGCCGGCGCAACTGGCATGGGGTCGCTGGGCCGTTCAGCCGGCGGGCGAGGGCGACATCTCGGCCTACAAGGACCAGGCGCAGTCCGGGCGCAAGTTCGTCCTGGGCAATACGCAATATTTGCTGTACCGGACGGAAACCGGGGCCAGCGTGCTGGCGCCCGGGCTGGGTGCCTACAACTTCGCGCTCGAGGGCGCGCAAGCGCAATACAGCAAGGCCGGCGTGATCAGCGCCGCCACCGTGCAGGGCGGCCAGCTCTCCATCGACTTCGCGGCCCGGCGCTTCACGACGCAGCTGAGCGTCATCAACGCGCTGACCGGGGCGGTGACGCTCAGCGGCGCGGGCTCGGTGGGCACGGACGGAACGTTCGCCGACCGCAGCGTGTCCGGCCAGTCCATCTCAGGCGCGACCGCGCTCGACGGCAAGTCCGCCGGGTACCTGTTCCAGAAGACGATCAACCTCGGCACGCTGTCGGGCATCACCCTCTGGTCGCGTCCATGA
- a CDS encoding CHASE2 domain-containing protein — MIRGLGRSLLHPWRTRMLAVAIAVIGWLAIALLAPVPLHQADERATDLIWQLSGDTQQERRVVVVDIDDASLQRIGAWPWSRQTQARLVTALREQGATLQLYDIVFPDARQGTDELAAAIAASDSTSPAVLAQVFSLNRESRQTVGELAGALPGDACMPSASPATGFVANVAGLGTRAGHITPRLDPDGSVRRVPALVCYGQRNYPALALAGLAAFDTSGKVPMRIEPGTRPWDPAWTLTMSAMPDIKAPLDANGDLRVPYRKARNAIVSVSAADVLEGKLGATNPLRGAWALVGASAFGLGDTVPTALGGAVSGVEVHAQLLSGLLDGAVPATPRAVHWIESGWFVVGLLVLLALSATRSLPATDPQRRRPGVRVLWVPLAAVGLGVLGFILHAAALLGAGWWLGWAHASLAIVLVGLCLGFAEHARSLAEKGLLFRNLSSYLPAAVAERIALAEPTGEIEADRRDLTVVVADVRNFSAYCEARSPEDAARVLHRFYTTASAIVQAHGGAVEEMVGDSLIAVFNGSQPCVDHPMHALSAAREIWQRCSEELPNVPPQGLEPLGLGVGVESGTALLGSFGPAGRRVHAVLGQTITIAIRLQDMTAELAYPVLVGPQAAERIGVPFERSDLALKPLGSFLLPGLRHSTKVFTLRTLMQPGGDAEQQSLRYLQQQGHLAA; from the coding sequence ATGATCCGCGGCCTCGGTCGATCCCTGCTGCATCCCTGGCGCACCCGCATGCTGGCGGTCGCCATCGCGGTGATCGGCTGGCTGGCGATCGCATTGCTCGCGCCTGTGCCGCTGCACCAGGCAGACGAGCGCGCCACGGACCTGATCTGGCAGTTGAGCGGCGATACGCAGCAGGAACGGCGCGTGGTCGTCGTGGACATCGACGACGCGAGCCTCCAGCGCATCGGCGCATGGCCGTGGTCCCGCCAGACGCAGGCGCGCCTGGTGACGGCGCTGCGCGAGCAGGGCGCGACGCTGCAGCTCTACGACATCGTCTTTCCCGATGCGCGACAGGGCACCGACGAACTGGCCGCCGCGATTGCCGCGTCCGACAGCACCAGCCCGGCGGTCCTGGCGCAGGTCTTTTCGCTGAACCGGGAAAGCCGGCAGACGGTGGGCGAACTGGCGGGTGCGCTTCCGGGCGATGCCTGCATGCCGTCCGCGTCGCCGGCCACGGGCTTCGTCGCCAATGTGGCGGGCCTGGGCACCCGCGCCGGGCACATCACGCCGCGGCTTGACCCGGACGGCAGCGTGCGCAGGGTTCCGGCGCTGGTCTGCTACGGCCAGCGCAACTACCCCGCGCTGGCGCTCGCCGGCCTGGCGGCTTTCGACACGTCCGGGAAGGTGCCGATGCGCATCGAGCCGGGCACCCGTCCCTGGGATCCCGCCTGGACCCTCACCATGTCCGCCATGCCGGACATCAAGGCTCCGCTGGATGCGAACGGCGACTTGCGGGTGCCTTACCGCAAGGCGCGCAATGCCATCGTGTCGGTGTCCGCTGCGGACGTCCTCGAGGGCAAGCTCGGCGCCACCAACCCGCTGCGCGGCGCCTGGGCGCTGGTCGGTGCCTCGGCGTTCGGGCTGGGCGACACGGTTCCGACCGCGCTCGGAGGCGCGGTGAGCGGCGTGGAAGTCCATGCCCAGCTGCTCTCCGGGCTGCTCGATGGCGCCGTGCCCGCCACGCCGCGCGCCGTGCACTGGATCGAGAGTGGCTGGTTCGTCGTGGGACTGCTCGTGCTGCTGGCCCTGAGCGCGACCCGTTCGCTGCCCGCCACGGATCCCCAGCGCCGGCGCCCCGGGGTTCGGGTGCTCTGGGTGCCGCTTGCCGCGGTCGGCTTGGGTGTCCTCGGTTTCATCCTCCATGCCGCGGCGCTCCTGGGCGCGGGGTGGTGGCTGGGCTGGGCGCATGCCAGCCTGGCGATCGTGCTGGTGGGCCTGTGCCTGGGCTTCGCCGAACATGCGCGCAGCCTGGCCGAAAAGGGCCTGCTGTTCCGCAACCTGTCCAGCTACCTGCCGGCCGCCGTGGCGGAGCGCATCGCGCTGGCCGAACCCACGGGTGAAATCGAGGCCGACCGCCGCGACCTGACCGTCGTCGTCGCCGACGTGCGTAATTTCTCCGCCTATTGCGAGGCGCGCAGTCCCGAAGATGCCGCGCGCGTGCTGCATCGCTTCTACACCACGGCCAGCGCGATCGTGCAGGCCCACGGCGGCGCCGTCGAGGAAATGGTGGGCGACAGCCTGATCGCGGTGTTCAACGGATCGCAGCCGTGCGTGGACCACCCGATGCACGCGCTGTCCGCCGCGCGCGAAATCTGGCAGCGATGCAGCGAGGAGCTGCCCAATGTTCCCCCGCAGGGCCTCGAGCCCCTCGGCCTGGGCGTGGGCGTCGAAAGCGGCACGGCGCTGCTGGGAAGCTTCGGCCCCGCAGGGCGCCGAGTCCATGCGGTGCTGGGCCAGACCATCACCATCGCGATCCGCCTGCAGGACATGACAGCCGAACTCGCTTACCCCGTGCTCGTCGGGCCGCAAGCCGCCGAGCGCATCGGCGTGCCCTTCGAACGCAGCGACCTGGCGCTCAAGCCACTGGGCAGTTTCCTTCTTCCCGGGTTGCGTCACAGCACCAAGGTATTTACACTGCGCACCTTGATGCAACCCGGCGGCGATGCAGAGCAGCAGTCGCTGCGCTATCTCCAGCAGCAGGGCCATCTTGCAGCTTGA
- a CDS encoding tetratricopeptide repeat protein, translating into MPTQPGELQALSERLLALSIEKACLGDASFHAWRGAVLMALGRPVEAVEPLERALMVNPDLPGAQLDLAQALALQGDRASAIAMLEALRGRADVAGPIRTAIDSQLTAIASAAQAQDLASGGWHGRWRLASLAGGDSNLNNAPAASEITLTIEQQQYTLPLDASSRPKRGGAVLASAQWQGLRINRESLWVVQGEVRARQTADRATSYQQADVAAAWLQAPAAPRQWVARVAGSYLQFGGASLLQAYRASLLRQLAPIAREQSTGMLDPVAGCRPAFGVEFERRRYPSSPAISGLYSGALAGVSCRPAASGDQPGAPSSFVNMELRLGADRPFDEARAGGTYRRSEVRVQWERPLFERGQAGVMWSSTRQSDSAVYNVQLGNFPRQTLRHALQLDASWPLRDGLSLVGTAEATWQRSNIEAFVSRQRSLYVGLRWEMM; encoded by the coding sequence TTGCCAACGCAACCCGGCGAGTTGCAGGCCCTCTCCGAACGTCTCCTGGCCCTGTCCATCGAGAAGGCCTGCCTGGGAGATGCGTCGTTCCATGCATGGCGAGGCGCAGTCCTGATGGCCCTGGGGCGGCCGGTGGAGGCCGTCGAGCCGCTGGAACGCGCGTTGATGGTCAACCCGGACCTGCCCGGCGCCCAGCTCGATCTGGCGCAGGCGCTCGCGCTCCAGGGTGACCGCGCGTCCGCCATCGCGATGCTCGAGGCGCTGCGCGGCCGCGCGGATGTGGCCGGGCCGATCCGCACCGCCATCGACTCGCAGCTGACGGCCATCGCGTCGGCGGCCCAGGCGCAGGACCTCGCCTCCGGCGGCTGGCACGGCCGTTGGCGCCTGGCCAGCCTTGCCGGCGGCGACAGCAACCTGAACAACGCACCCGCCGCATCGGAAATCACGCTCACGATCGAGCAGCAGCAGTACACCCTCCCTCTGGACGCATCGTCGCGCCCGAAGCGCGGGGGCGCCGTCCTGGCGTCCGCCCAATGGCAGGGCTTGCGCATCAATCGGGAATCGCTCTGGGTCGTGCAGGGCGAAGTGAGGGCGCGCCAGACGGCGGACCGCGCGACGAGCTACCAGCAGGCTGACGTCGCGGCGGCCTGGCTGCAGGCCCCTGCGGCGCCCCGGCAGTGGGTGGCGCGCGTCGCGGGAAGCTACCTCCAATTCGGAGGGGCCAGTCTGCTGCAGGCCTATCGCGCAAGCCTGCTGAGGCAATTGGCCCCGATCGCCCGGGAGCAATCCACCGGCATGCTGGACCCGGTCGCGGGTTGCCGTCCCGCGTTCGGTGTCGAATTCGAGCGGCGGCGCTACCCTTCGTCGCCTGCGATCAGCGGCTTGTACAGCGGCGCCCTGGCAGGCGTTTCCTGCAGGCCTGCCGCCAGCGGCGACCAGCCCGGCGCCCCATCGTCCTTCGTCAACATGGAGTTGCGGCTCGGCGCCGACCGGCCTTTCGACGAGGCGCGGGCGGGCGGCACCTACAGGCGCAGCGAGGTGCGCGTCCAGTGGGAGCGGCCCCTGTTCGAGCGGGGGCAGGCAGGCGTGATGTGGTCGTCCACGCGTCAGTCCGATTCGGCTGTCTATAACGTGCAGCTGGGGAATTTCCCGCGGCAGACCCTGCGGCACGCGCTGCAGCTCGATGCCAGCTGGCCCCTGCGCGACGGGCTGTCCCTCGTCGGCACCGCCGAGGCCACCTGGCAGCGCAGCAACATCGAGGCGTTTGTCAGCCGCCAGCGGAGTCTTTATGTAGGCCTGCGCTGGGAAATGATGTAA